The following are encoded together in the Iodobacter fluviatilis genome:
- a CDS encoding ABC transporter ATP-binding protein translates to MASVTLSKIKKNYTKDVCVIKGVDLEIQDGEFVVFVGPSGCGKSTLLRMIAGLEDITEGELRIGEVVANDLHASKRGIAMVFQSYALYPHMSVYENMAFALKLAGTDKAEIDQRVKGAAEVLQMTHLLDRKPKALSGGQRQRVAIGRAIVRQPKVFLFDEPLSNLDASLRLQMRVELSKLHQELKTTMIYVTHDQVEAMTLADRIVVFNAGIIQQVGSPLEMYENPSNLFVAGFLGSPKMNLLEADLVAIETGSAHVRLPEGIQIRAAVNASTCKVGDKVTIGIRPEHMQLSTVDAVNAVPARVDLVEHLGDIVLAYIQVKGINEILCMKLPAESGLIKFGDSIHVVFPEKNCLLFDAQGLALKRV, encoded by the coding sequence ATGGCTTCGGTTACGCTCAGTAAAATTAAGAAAAACTACACTAAAGACGTTTGTGTGATTAAAGGTGTAGATCTAGAAATTCAAGATGGTGAGTTTGTAGTGTTTGTTGGCCCTTCGGGCTGTGGTAAATCCACTTTGCTACGCATGATTGCTGGCCTAGAAGACATCACTGAAGGTGAGTTAAGAATTGGTGAGGTAGTGGCCAATGATTTACACGCCTCCAAGCGTGGCATCGCGATGGTGTTTCAGTCTTACGCCCTTTACCCGCATATGAGCGTGTATGAAAACATGGCTTTTGCGCTGAAGCTGGCGGGGACGGATAAAGCGGAGATTGATCAACGTGTGAAAGGTGCTGCCGAAGTGCTGCAAATGACCCACTTGTTAGATCGCAAACCTAAGGCTTTATCAGGTGGACAGCGTCAGCGTGTGGCGATTGGCCGCGCAATTGTTCGTCAGCCTAAAGTATTCTTGTTTGATGAGCCTTTATCTAACTTGGATGCGTCTTTGCGCCTGCAAATGCGTGTTGAGCTCTCTAAGCTGCACCAAGAACTTAAAACCACCATGATCTATGTGACGCATGATCAGGTAGAAGCGATGACTTTGGCGGATCGTATCGTGGTGTTTAATGCGGGGATTATTCAGCAAGTTGGTAGCCCACTAGAGATGTATGAAAACCCATCGAATCTTTTTGTGGCGGGCTTCTTGGGCTCGCCTAAGATGAATTTGCTAGAAGCAGATCTCGTTGCCATTGAAACAGGCTCGGCGCACGTTCGTTTGCCAGAAGGCATTCAGATTCGTGCGGCAGTGAATGCATCTACCTGCAAAGTAGGCGATAAAGTTACCATCGGTATTCGCCCAGAGCATATGCAATTGTCGACAGTGGATGCCGTTAATGCGGTGCCTGCTCGTGTTGATTTGGTTGAGCATTTGGGCGATATCGTGCTGGCTTATATCCAAGTTAAAGGCATCAATGAAATTCTTTGCATGAAGCTGCCTGCTGAATCGGGTTTAATTAAATTCGGTGATTCAATTCATGTAGTATTCCCTGAAAAGAATTGCTTGCTATTTGATGCGCAGGGCTTGGCGCTTAAGCGTGTTTAA
- a CDS encoding carbohydrate ABC transporter permease, with translation MAMGKQLQTVLTLSGQYAGLIAFGIFTTFPFIWALSVALSGDPSNTWLFPRSFIPTDVSLMWFKRVFDEMPFMTYMKNSTLMTIESILGVLIVSILAGYPLARLKFPGRNFIFVSILATMMLPSEVAIIPNFITLKHMGLLDTHLGAIIPNFAAAFGIFLMKQAFEAVPQDLVDAARVDGATEMQILWRVMVPVTGPSIAALGIFSLVNAWNDYIWPSIVISSRDKLPLAVGVFNDLTGPFATSYSMVMAAIIMTVIPVLIFFAFTQRFFIGGMDGAVK, from the coding sequence ATGGCAATGGGTAAACAACTACAAACCGTCTTGACATTATCAGGGCAATACGCGGGTTTGATTGCGTTTGGTATCTTCACTACATTTCCGTTTATTTGGGCTTTGTCAGTGGCTTTATCGGGAGATCCTTCTAATACATGGCTTTTTCCACGCTCATTTATTCCTACAGATGTGAGTCTGATGTGGTTTAAACGCGTGTTCGATGAAATGCCATTTATGACGTATATGAAGAATTCGACCTTAATGACGATTGAAAGTATTTTGGGCGTTTTAATTGTGTCGATTTTAGCTGGCTATCCGCTAGCGCGTCTTAAGTTTCCAGGCCGTAACTTTATTTTTGTTTCGATTCTAGCCACGATGATGTTGCCATCTGAAGTGGCGATTATTCCTAACTTTATTACTTTAAAGCACATGGGCTTATTGGATACGCATTTAGGGGCAATTATTCCTAACTTTGCCGCGGCGTTCGGTATTTTCTTGATGAAGCAAGCTTTTGAAGCCGTGCCGCAAGATTTAGTTGATGCAGCCCGTGTGGATGGTGCTACTGAGATGCAGATTTTATGGCGGGTAATGGTGCCTGTAACTGGGCCATCTATTGCTGCGCTGGGGATTTTTTCGCTAGTGAATGCTTGGAATGATTATATTTGGCCATCGATTGTCATTTCCTCTCGGGATAAATTGCCATTAGCGGTTGGGGTGTTTAATGACCTAACTGGGCCATTTGCCACCTCATATAGCATGGTGATGGCTGCAATTATTATGACTGTGATTCCTGTATTGATTTTCTTTGCCTTTACCCAGCGTTTCTTTATCGGCGGCATGGATGGCGCGGTTAAATAA
- a CDS encoding carbohydrate ABC transporter permease, which yields MKNSSSYTGIAYLFLAPALILMGIFTFWPVGYNAYLAFNNYSIADGVATWNNFEHFKYIAHEELFHNALKNSLIYLLIVPVIQIAALLVAKLVNNKLPGMTFFRAAFYIPVITAVSIAGVVWVNVYKYDGILTWFLQMLHLIPQGSDGQVDWLGNPDFALFGVMMFTFWKGIGWFMVLYLAGLQGIPKEVEEAAILDGANVFQRFWKITVPMVKPTILLCTLMSTIAAMKVFQEVAILTKGQADTYTAMFYVYDQAFRNYNFGRAAAAGLVVTFFCMILAAIQFRFLGEKK from the coding sequence GTGAAAAACTCCAGCAGCTATACAGGTATTGCCTATTTGTTTTTGGCGCCTGCTCTTATTCTGATGGGTATATTTACCTTTTGGCCTGTAGGGTATAACGCGTATTTGGCGTTTAACAATTACAGTATTGCAGATGGTGTGGCTACTTGGAATAACTTTGAGCATTTTAAATATATTGCTCATGAAGAGTTATTTCATAATGCCCTTAAAAATTCTTTGATTTACCTTTTAATTGTCCCCGTGATTCAAATTGCTGCTCTTTTAGTGGCTAAGCTGGTTAATAACAAATTGCCAGGAATGACTTTTTTTCGTGCTGCTTTTTATATCCCAGTTATTACTGCCGTTTCAATTGCCGGTGTGGTTTGGGTAAACGTTTATAAATACGACGGTATTCTGACCTGGTTTTTGCAAATGCTGCACCTGATTCCACAAGGATCGGATGGCCAAGTGGATTGGTTAGGTAATCCTGATTTCGCCCTCTTTGGTGTAATGATGTTTACCTTCTGGAAAGGGATTGGCTGGTTTATGGTTTTATATCTTGCAGGTTTGCAAGGTATTCCTAAAGAAGTAGAAGAAGCGGCTATTTTGGATGGCGCGAATGTATTTCAACGCTTTTGGAAAATAACCGTACCGATGGTTAAGCCAACCATCTTGCTTTGTACGCTGATGTCGACCATTGCAGCGATGAAAGTGTTCCAAGAGGTTGCCATTTTAACCAAGGGACAGGCCGATACTTATACCGCTATGTTCTACGTTTACGATCAAGCTTTCCGCAATTACAACTTCGGTCGTGCTGCTGCGGCTGGTCTGGTTGTGACCTTTTTCTGCATGATTCTTGCGGCCATTCAATTTCGCTTCTTAGGCGAAAAGAAATAA
- a CDS encoding ABC transporter substrate-binding protein, with amino-acid sequence MKLKKMLIVGTALFAGVHAQAADMELEFWTMNLAKFNTYFDQTIVKFNEANPGLKAKWVDMNWDQIQPKLIASIAAGNPPALVNFNVPWVHEFAAQGNILPINQFLGANKAIYSTNAVKDVQVKGQMYAFPWYNSTQIIAYNKDIFAKAGIKNAPKTFDEFIVMGKQIKAKTGVAAFAPKMSDMIGFFYYAGLPVITDGKAVFNSPKHVAFIQKFADLYKAGVMPKDVFKMAFEQEIAAYNSGKIAMMTTAAQGLKRTETDAKAIYDKTEVAPFPLDAGKLNLGSWMMDFVIPKGTKDPAAAAKLGIFLTNDEQQLAFSKATESTMPSTKKANLDPYFQSGANSADVVDRARSVAAKSMDNARTLTLTPGILPDETVMTKKLQDEIQNAVEGRKSVKEALDTAVAAWNEKLKK; translated from the coding sequence ATGAAACTCAAAAAAATGTTGATTGTTGGCACGGCTTTGTTTGCTGGCGTTCATGCCCAAGCTGCAGATATGGAATTGGAATTCTGGACTATGAACTTAGCTAAGTTCAATACTTACTTTGATCAAACCATTGTTAAGTTCAATGAAGCCAATCCAGGCCTGAAGGCTAAATGGGTTGATATGAACTGGGATCAAATTCAGCCTAAGCTGATTGCTTCTATTGCTGCTGGAAATCCACCTGCACTGGTTAATTTTAATGTGCCTTGGGTACATGAGTTTGCTGCGCAAGGTAATATTTTGCCTATTAATCAATTCCTTGGTGCAAACAAAGCAATTTACTCTACAAATGCAGTGAAAGATGTACAAGTTAAAGGCCAAATGTATGCCTTCCCTTGGTACAACTCCACACAAATTATTGCTTATAACAAAGATATTTTTGCTAAAGCTGGTATCAAAAACGCGCCAAAAACATTTGACGAATTTATTGTAATGGGTAAACAAATTAAGGCAAAAACTGGCGTAGCCGCTTTCGCTCCTAAAATGAGCGATATGATCGGCTTCTTCTACTATGCAGGTTTGCCAGTTATTACTGATGGTAAGGCCGTATTTAATTCGCCAAAGCACGTTGCATTTATTCAAAAATTTGCTGATCTGTATAAAGCGGGCGTCATGCCTAAAGACGTTTTCAAAATGGCTTTTGAGCAAGAAATCGCTGCCTATAACAGCGGCAAAATAGCCATGATGACTACCGCTGCGCAAGGCCTGAAGCGTACAGAAACAGACGCTAAAGCCATCTACGATAAAACTGAAGTTGCTCCATTCCCACTTGATGCAGGTAAGCTGAACTTGGGTTCATGGATGATGGATTTCGTTATCCCTAAGGGCACAAAAGATCCAGCAGCTGCGGCTAAACTGGGTATTTTCCTGACTAACGATGAGCAACAGCTTGCTTTCTCTAAAGCCACTGAATCCACTATGCCTTCTACAAAGAAAGCTAACTTGGATCCATACTTCCAATCTGGCGCTAATAGCGCAGATGTAGTGGATCGCGCACGCTCGGTTGCTGCTAAATCAATGGACAATGCACGTACATTGACTCTGACTCCAGGCATATTGCCAGATGAAACAGTGATGACTAAGAAGCTGCAAGATGAAATTCAAAATGCAGTTGAAGGCCGTAAATCTGTGAAAGAAGCGTTGGATACAGCTGTAGCTGCTTGGAACGAAAAGCTAAAGAAGTAA
- a CDS encoding ABC transporter substrate-binding protein, translated as MKLKFILVVSAAVFSVTTMSALAAEKVKVEYWSNSLSPKFDGAMKELTTKFNASQSEVEAVWVDVGWDAFQQKVITAVASGNVPGLVNLPKPWMDQLAQSKMIEPITKQVASFKNVYTEGALKDATYAGDKQIYGMPWYQVTGVLFYNKELLAKAGVKEAPATFSQLLQVAKQVKEKTGVAGFAPKVNEEFSAWFLYEGLDVVKDNKAVFNSSAHIKLIEQFKDAYASGAFPKDVFKMQFENRIAAYGAQKIAMFTDGAHALKRTKTDAPKVYNGTGVAGFPLAGGATPFGGFLFMWSVPKGAKNVDAAIKLGKFLTNDESQLVFAKASSTFPSTNKSLDDAYFQSGAQSTDPVEKGTAVAATHIKISRTLSVSGLPDEAGMNKALDAAVLEAVTGRKPVKAALDEAVNFWNKKLATVKK; from the coding sequence ATGAAATTGAAATTCATTTTGGTCGTATCCGCTGCAGTTTTTTCTGTAACAACGATGAGTGCTTTAGCCGCTGAAAAAGTAAAGGTTGAGTATTGGTCTAATAGCCTGTCACCAAAATTTGATGGCGCAATGAAAGAGCTCACTACTAAGTTCAATGCTTCGCAAAGCGAAGTAGAAGCGGTGTGGGTTGATGTAGGTTGGGATGCCTTCCAGCAAAAGGTCATTACGGCTGTAGCCAGTGGCAATGTACCTGGCTTGGTGAATTTACCTAAGCCTTGGATGGATCAGCTTGCCCAATCAAAAATGATTGAGCCAATCACTAAACAAGTTGCCAGTTTTAAAAATGTTTACACCGAAGGTGCTTTGAAAGATGCAACTTACGCGGGTGATAAACAAATTTACGGTATGCCTTGGTACCAAGTGACTGGTGTGCTGTTTTATAACAAAGAGTTGCTGGCTAAGGCCGGTGTAAAAGAAGCGCCAGCCACTTTTAGCCAACTGCTGCAAGTGGCAAAGCAAGTTAAAGAAAAAACCGGCGTAGCGGGCTTTGCTCCTAAAGTAAACGAAGAATTCTCTGCTTGGTTTTTGTATGAAGGGCTAGATGTTGTAAAAGACAATAAGGCTGTTTTCAATAGCTCTGCACACATTAAACTGATTGAACAATTTAAAGATGCATATGCTTCAGGTGCGTTTCCAAAAGACGTGTTCAAAATGCAATTTGAAAATCGCATTGCAGCGTATGGCGCACAAAAAATTGCTATGTTTACCGATGGTGCACATGCTTTGAAACGCACTAAAACTGATGCGCCTAAAGTTTACAATGGCACAGGCGTAGCAGGCTTTCCATTAGCGGGCGGTGCAACACCATTTGGTGGTTTCTTATTTATGTGGTCTGTGCCTAAAGGCGCAAAAAATGTAGATGCAGCCATTAAATTGGGTAAATTCCTGACTAATGATGAATCGCAATTGGTATTTGCTAAAGCGTCATCAACTTTTCCATCAACGAATAAATCGCTGGATGATGCTTATTTCCAATCAGGTGCTCAATCAACTGATCCGGTAGAAAAAGGCACGGCGGTGGCTGCAACGCATATCAAAATTTCACGCACTCTTTCAGTGAGCGGATTGCCTGATGAAGCGGGCATGAATAAAGCGCTGGATGCTGCTGTTTTAGAAGCGGTAACAGGCCGCAAGCCAGTTAAAGCAGCTTTAGATGAAGCGGTTAATTTTTGGAATAAAAAATTGGCAACGGTTAAGAAGTAA
- a CDS encoding GntR family transcriptional regulator, with protein MMLPQQKLLALRPDADSSTPLYLQLGHKLAAAIHAGFWLADDPLPSERNLCEMLGVSRVTARKALDLLLADGLIIRRHGAGTYITPKLEQPLNKLTNLSEMLKQRGFTPGSRWLKREVALANAEEQLKLNLAANCKVSRLQRVRTANDVVMALEETALPFLLVPDPSLIGDSLYEYMRSVRLSVVRAIQNIAAINATEALSQLVDVAPGEAMLHLTRVGYLENGVVCELTHSYFRNDYYDFVVELHK; from the coding sequence ATGATGCTGCCACAACAAAAACTACTTGCGCTTCGCCCTGACGCAGATAGCTCAACACCCCTTTATTTACAGCTTGGGCATAAATTAGCTGCGGCTATTCACGCTGGTTTTTGGCTGGCGGATGATCCGTTGCCTTCAGAGCGCAATTTATGTGAAATGCTTGGTGTATCAAGGGTGACAGCACGCAAGGCATTGGATTTACTTTTAGCTGATGGCTTGATTATTCGGCGTCATGGTGCAGGCACCTATATCACGCCAAAACTAGAGCAACCACTAAATAAGCTAACCAATTTATCTGAGATGCTTAAGCAGCGTGGCTTTACGCCAGGCTCTCGTTGGCTTAAACGGGAGGTGGCGCTGGCAAATGCAGAAGAGCAGCTCAAGCTTAATCTTGCTGCGAATTGTAAAGTCAGTCGCTTACAGCGCGTGCGCACCGCCAATGATGTGGTGATGGCCTTAGAGGAAACAGCATTGCCTTTTTTACTGGTGCCAGACCCCTCGCTTATTGGGGATTCTCTGTATGAATATATGCGCAGTGTACGTTTATCTGTTGTAAGGGCGATACAAAATATTGCAGCAATCAATGCAACCGAAGCATTATCTCAACTTGTTGATGTGGCACCTGGCGAGGCAATGTTGCATTTAACTCGAGTTGGATATCTAGAGAATGGAGTGGTTTGCGAGCTAACACATTCCTATTTTCGCAATGACTACTACGATTTTGTAGTTGAGCTACATAAGTAA
- a CDS encoding BadF/BadG/BcrA/BcrD ATPase family protein → MSKIQYLIGVDGGGTGTRICIAGLDGVEKIRSDGAASALGQGIDKAWLHITQAINAGFAALGIQAPNYAECALGLGMSGVHNAAWAAEFAEKNPGFAKIIVETDGFSTLLGATNGQYGGIIAIGTGSIGEAWLPDGQRLEVGGWGFPTSDEGSGASLGFKAINHVQRIIDGRRPITDFGRKLLTITGRSKAKVFAWMGKMKQGECASLSPVVVEFGLSDEYARAFLLEAGQEIEAIGKALRAKHPYLPLAICGGGLSEAMRPYISADFLATTTRAQKDSCSGALILIYQSLAH, encoded by the coding sequence ATGAGCAAAATTCAATATCTAATTGGTGTAGATGGCGGTGGCACGGGTACTCGCATCTGTATTGCGGGCTTGGATGGTGTTGAGAAAATTCGTAGTGATGGAGCCGCATCGGCTTTGGGCCAGGGTATTGATAAGGCTTGGCTGCATATTACTCAAGCGATTAATGCTGGTTTTGCCGCACTAGGAATTCAAGCGCCAAACTATGCAGAATGCGCGCTGGGCTTGGGGATGTCGGGCGTACATAACGCTGCGTGGGCTGCTGAGTTTGCGGAAAAAAATCCAGGCTTTGCCAAAATCATTGTGGAAACAGATGGTTTTTCTACTTTGCTAGGTGCGACCAATGGCCAATATGGCGGCATTATCGCTATTGGCACAGGCTCTATTGGTGAAGCGTGGCTACCCGATGGTCAACGGCTAGAGGTCGGTGGCTGGGGCTTTCCAACGTCAGACGAAGGTAGCGGCGCATCTTTGGGCTTTAAAGCAATTAACCATGTGCAACGCATCATCGATGGTCGTCGCCCAATCACTGATTTTGGCCGAAAATTACTCACGATTACGGGTCGCAGCAAGGCCAAAGTTTTTGCTTGGATGGGAAAAATGAAGCAGGGTGAGTGTGCTTCTTTATCGCCTGTTGTGGTTGAATTTGGTTTGAGTGATGAATACGCAAGGGCATTTTTGCTTGAGGCTGGGCAAGAAATCGAAGCAATTGGTAAAGCGTTGCGGGCGAAGCACCCCTATCTGCCGCTAGCAATTTGTGGTGGTGGCTTATCAGAAGCGATGCGGCCTTATATTTCTGCTGATTTTTTGGCGACAACCACTCGAGCACAAAAAGACTCATGTTCTGGTGCATTAATTTTAATTTATCAGTCGCTGGCTCATTAA
- a CDS encoding phosphoadenylyl-sulfate reductase, with product MTFEEKLAETIALLHKIAGEFSPAVFANSFGAEDMVITDLIAKSQANIDIFSLDTGRLPAQTYALMQKSAEQYPSQPIKVFFPQTAATENFVNQHGINAFYESVELRKACCQIRKIEPLKRALAGKKAWVTGLRREQSPTRTDLGNQEYDSGNGLEKFNPLIEWTEKEVWAYLRDNNIPYNALHDQHYPSIGCEPCTRAISIGEDVRAGRWWWEDPANKECGLHVKK from the coding sequence ATGACTTTTGAAGAAAAATTGGCCGAGACGATCGCGCTACTGCATAAAATTGCCGGTGAGTTTAGCCCCGCAGTATTTGCCAATTCATTTGGTGCAGAAGATATGGTGATTACCGATTTAATCGCTAAATCACAAGCAAATATCGATATATTTAGCTTGGATACTGGCCGCTTGCCAGCGCAAACCTATGCATTAATGCAAAAGTCAGCTGAGCAATATCCAAGTCAGCCGATTAAGGTGTTTTTTCCACAAACAGCGGCCACAGAAAATTTTGTAAATCAGCACGGAATTAATGCTTTTTATGAATCAGTTGAGCTACGTAAAGCTTGTTGCCAGATTCGTAAAATCGAGCCTTTAAAGCGTGCTCTAGCGGGAAAAAAAGCGTGGGTAACGGGGCTGCGCCGTGAGCAATCACCTACCCGCACCGATTTGGGCAATCAAGAATACGATAGCGGTAATGGCTTAGAAAAATTTAACCCATTGATTGAATGGACAGAAAAAGAAGTTTGGGCCTATTTACGAGATAACAACATACCTTACAATGCCCTGCACGATCAGCATTATCCTTCGATAGGCTGTGAGCCCTGTACCCGCGCTATTTCTATTGGCGAGGATGTACGAGCAGGCCGTTGGTGGTGGGAAGATCCAGCAAATAAGGAATGTGGATTACATGTGAAAAAATAA
- a CDS encoding sulfite exporter TauE/SafE family protein produces MEFGYIIAGLLVGFIVGMTGVGGGSLMTPILLWFGISPATAVGTDLLYAAITKGSGIFVHHKKKNIDWKITGWLAAGSVPAALVTLFILHHLHSDLQAINALIKQSLGIALLLTAIAIVFKPLLLKWGQQHAKSWFHLPAARLNGLTLVVGVILGAIVTLSSIGAGALGTVALFLLYPLISTSRLVGTEIAHAVPLTLVAGLGHAGLGHIDWHLLSFLLMGSLPGIYFGSHLTGRVPEAVLRPCLALMLALIGSKLVF; encoded by the coding sequence ATGGAATTCGGATATATCATCGCAGGCCTGCTGGTCGGTTTTATTGTTGGTATGACAGGCGTGGGCGGCGGCTCCTTGATGACCCCTATCCTGCTCTGGTTTGGTATTAGCCCCGCTACCGCAGTGGGCACGGATCTGCTTTATGCCGCGATTACCAAGGGCAGTGGTATTTTTGTTCACCATAAAAAGAAAAATATTGATTGGAAAATAACGGGCTGGTTGGCTGCAGGTAGTGTACCTGCTGCGCTTGTTACTCTATTTATTTTGCACCATCTGCATTCCGATCTTCAAGCCATCAATGCGTTGATTAAACAATCCTTAGGTATTGCGCTGCTGCTTACTGCGATTGCGATTGTTTTTAAACCCCTATTGCTTAAATGGGGGCAGCAGCATGCAAAGTCTTGGTTTCATTTGCCTGCCGCTAGGCTAAACGGCTTGACCTTAGTTGTTGGGGTGATTTTAGGGGCGATTGTTACGCTTTCTTCAATTGGCGCGGGGGCCTTGGGCACGGTGGCTTTATTTTTGCTTTACCCATTGATCTCAACATCACGCTTGGTTGGTACAGAAATCGCCCATGCGGTTCCGCTGACCTTGGTGGCAGGTTTGGGTCATGCTGGTTTGGGGCATATCGATTGGCATCTTTTATCGTTTCTATTAATGGGGTCATTGCCTGGCATCTATTTTGGCAGCCATTTAACTGGCCGTGTACCTGAAGCAGTCTTACGTCCCTGTTTGGCGCTGATGCTGGCTTTGATTGGTAGTAAGCTGGTATTTTGA
- the cysB gene encoding HTH-type transcriptional regulator CysB produces the protein MKLQQLRYLVEVAKQGLNVSEAAEKLHTSQPGISKQIRLLEDELGVQIFIRNGKRVVDITAPGKEILRISERMLMQAQNLKRIGEDFVNVEGGSLTIATTHTQARYALPEPIHNFMLRYPKVRFSIKQGSPTQISEMVVEGSADIAIATEGIDHYPELAMLDCYNWNRSIVVPLGHPLTTLDRPITLEDVAAWPLITYDFAFAGRNKINQAFETANLTPNVVLTAIDSDVIKTYVGLGLGIGILASMAFEAERDQQLVAIDASHLFADSTTRIGIRKDAYLRGYAYDFIELFAPHLSRKVVQAALMCDTEE, from the coding sequence ATGAAGTTGCAACAACTGCGCTATTTAGTGGAAGTGGCTAAACAAGGCCTGAATGTTTCAGAGGCCGCCGAAAAACTCCACACCTCTCAACCCGGCATTTCCAAGCAAATTCGCCTGCTAGAAGACGAATTAGGCGTACAAATTTTTATTCGCAATGGGAAGCGCGTGGTAGATATTACCGCTCCAGGTAAAGAAATTTTACGCATCTCTGAACGCATGCTGATGCAAGCCCAAAACTTAAAACGAATCGGCGAAGATTTTGTTAATGTGGAAGGCGGCAGCCTGACTATTGCCACCACCCACACCCAAGCACGTTACGCCCTGCCAGAACCCATTCATAACTTTATGCTGCGTTACCCTAAAGTGCGCTTTTCAATTAAGCAGGGTAGCCCTACCCAGATTAGTGAAATGGTGGTTGAAGGCTCTGCCGATATTGCGATTGCCACAGAAGGGATCGATCATTATCCTGAGCTGGCCATGCTGGATTGCTACAACTGGAACCGTAGCATTGTGGTGCCGCTTGGCCACCCGCTAACCACACTTGATCGACCAATCACACTGGAAGACGTGGCTGCTTGGCCTTTGATTACTTACGACTTTGCCTTTGCAGGCCGTAATAAAATTAACCAAGCTTTTGAAACAGCCAATCTCACTCCTAATGTTGTGCTGACAGCCATCGATTCAGACGTCATCAAGACTTACGTAGGGCTTGGCTTAGGCATCGGTATTTTAGCTAGCATGGCCTTTGAAGCTGAGCGTGACCAACAGCTCGTTGCCATCGATGCGTCGCATCTGTTTGCCGATTCCACCACCCGCATCGGTATCCGCAAAGATGCCTATTTACGTGGCTATGCTTACGATTTTATTGAGCTATTTGCCCCGCACTTAAGCCGCAAAGTAGTGCAAGCCGCCTTGATGTGCGATACCGAAGAGTAA
- a CDS encoding GbsR/MarR family transcriptional regulator, producing the protein MQLSPTMEKYIAHWGEMGTKWGVNRSVAQIHALLFLVNQPLTAEEISETLSLVRSNVSNSLKELQSWGLIKKDQPILGERRDYFIALQDVWEIFRVITEERKKRELDPTLTVLRQCAIEAETDTAIEAATRVKMDQVLEFLEVLLHGYDDFKNLPPSVLLKLLKMGGKIGQLAAMFGKDESA; encoded by the coding sequence ATGCAGCTCAGCCCAACTATGGAGAAATACATCGCTCACTGGGGCGAAATGGGAACTAAATGGGGGGTGAACCGCAGTGTGGCGCAGATTCATGCGCTGCTGTTTTTGGTAAACCAGCCATTAACTGCTGAAGAAATCAGTGAAACCCTAAGCCTAGTGCGATCCAATGTCAGTAATAGCCTAAAGGAATTGCAAAGCTGGGGGCTTATCAAAAAAGATCAACCCATATTGGGCGAGCGGCGCGATTATTTTATTGCCCTGCAAGATGTGTGGGAAATATTCCGTGTGATCACCGAAGAGCGTAAAAAACGCGAGCTAGATCCCACGCTCACCGTGCTCCGCCAGTGTGCGATTGAAGCCGAAACCGATACGGCGATCGAAGCTGCCACCCGTGTAAAAATGGATCAAGTGCTGGAGTTTTTAGAAGTGCTGCTGCATGGCTACGACGACTTTAAAAACCTCCCGCCCAGCGTATTGCTAAAACTGTTAAAAATGGGCGGAAAAATCGGCCAGCTGGCGGCGATGTTTGGGAAAGATGAATCAGCATAG
- a CDS encoding thiol-disulfide oxidoreductase DCC family protein has protein sequence MSAYTLFYDHACPMCRHEMLRLKRLDKLNIFTLSNISAPDFELTTAPASMEKMQALLHIRRDDGLVLIGVEAIATLYRAIGKGWWTGPLIWPATRGLASWIYARIARHRYGISVLLGFNPACRDGVCKL, from the coding sequence ATGTCTGCCTACACTCTTTTTTATGACCATGCCTGCCCAATGTGCCGCCATGAAATGCTACGGCTTAAACGGCTGGATAAGCTGAATATCTTTACGCTGAGTAATATTAGCGCGCCTGATTTTGAGTTAACCACCGCCCCAGCCAGTATGGAAAAAATGCAGGCCCTGCTGCATATCCGCCGTGATGACGGGCTAGTTTTAATCGGAGTAGAAGCCATTGCCACGCTTTACCGTGCAATAGGCAAGGGCTGGTGGACTGGCCCGCTCATCTGGCCCGCAACGCGTGGTTTAGCCAGCTGGATTTACGCCCGCATCGCCCGCCATCGCTATGGCATTAGCGTTTTGCTTGGCTTTAACCCAGCCTGCCGCGATGGCGTTTGCAAACTGTAA